The Idiomarina loihiensis L2TR genomic sequence ACACTAATACCTCGGCCGCAGCTGGCACTATCGCCACGCTGCTATTTACTAAGCTGTTGTGGAAAAAAGCCGATTTAACCATGATTTTAAACGGTGCCTTAGCCGGTCTGGTTGCCATTACCGCACAACCTGTTACCCCAGAACCCTGGCTTGCCGGCGTTATCGGCTTTATTGCGGGGCTTATTGTCGTGCTCTCCATTATTGGGCTGGATAAGCTCCACATTGACGATCCGGTCGGTGCTATTTCGGTACACGGTGTGGTCGGTATTTTCGGTACCCTTGTGGTGCCGCTCAGCGATGACGGTGCCAGCTTTGTTATTCAGTTAGCCGGTGTCGGTACCATTTTCTGCTGGGTGTTTTTCAGTAGTCTTATTGTCTGGGCTATACTGAAGCTAATATTGGGCATTCGTGTAACTAAAGAGCAGGAATATATCGGCTTAGATCAAGTCGATTGCGGCGTTGAAGCTTACCCTGAGTTTACGTCGAAAAAAGACGGGTAAAAGGCTCTTTATTGCCAGTTTCGCCCATTCTTGATAACGTTTTTAACCATCATTTTCCGGAATGGGCGAACAAATATGTCGACATCACGAGAGTATGTTGAAGAGCTTTTAGCAAAAGCAGATATCCGCATTAACGGTGACAGAGCCTGGGATATGCAGGTTCACGATGAAACCGTATTTGATCAGGCACTGTCGCGCGGTAATCTTGGTTTGGGTGAATCCTATATGGCTCGTTTGTGGGACGCCGAATCGCTTGACCAGTTTTTCTTCCAGCTACTGCGCTCCGGCATTCAGGATGAAGTTAACCCCGCCCGCCTTATTTTCCATTCCTTAAAAAGCCGAGTCTTCAACTTACAAAGTAAATCCAAAGCCTGGGAGGTTGGTCAGCATCATTACGACATGGGCAATGACCTTTATCAGTCAATGCTCGATGAGCGTATGGTTTACACCTGTGGTTACTGGGAAAAAGCCAAAGACGTTGACGAAGCACAACGGCATAAACTTGAACTGTGCTGTAAAAAGCTGGGATTGAAGCCAGGCATGCGCGTTCTTGATATTGGTTGTGGCTGGGGCAGCTTCATGCAGTATGCCGCTGAAAACTACGGTGTCGAATGTGTTGGTGTCACTATATCCAAAGAGCAGGTAGCCCTTGGCAAAGAACGCTGCAAAGGCCTTCCGGTAGAATTCCGGCTACAGGACTACCGCGAGCTGGACGAACAGTTTGACCGCGTTATCAGCTTAGGAATGTTTGAGCATGTCGGTCAGAAGAACTACGACGACTATATGGATGTCGCTCTGCGCTGCACCAAAGAAGACGGCCTGTTCCTGCTGCACACTATTGGTAAAAACGTCAGTGATACCGCAGCCGACCCGTGGATCAGCAAGTACATTTTCCCGAATGGCGAAATTCCGTCTATTTCACAAATAGGAACGGCACTGGAAGAAAAGTTTGTCTGCGAAGACCTGCACAACTTTGGTGCCGATTACGATAAAACCTTAATGGCCTGGTTTCAAAACTTCGATAGCGCCTGGCCATCCATTAAAGAGCAGTTTGATGACGAGTTTTACCGTATGTGGAAATACTATTTGCTGTCCTGTGCTGGTGCATTCCGTGCGCGCGACATCCAGTTGTGGCAATGGGTGTTATCCCCCAACGGCAGTGTTGGGGGATACTCGCGCCCACAACTTTAAGAAACGCTATTAAACTCGTTCATAAAGATATCCCAGAACACCAAAAACAGGGCCGCAACCAGCGGCCCTAAAACAAACCCGGTAATACCAAACAGCGATAAACCGCCTAAGGTAGAAAACAGCACCAGATAATCCGGTAATTTCGTATCACGCCCTACCAAAACCGGACGCAGTACGTTGTCGGCCAAACCAATGACTATTGCCCCGTAAGCCACTAGAATGGTACCGGCTATCCAGTTACCTGTCGCATACAAATAAATAGATACCGGTAGCCATACCAGACTCGCGCCAACCGCCGGGATTAACGACAAAAAGGCCATGACGACACCCCACAGCAGGGCTCCGGGAATACCCAGTAACGCGAAAATTATGCCACCCAATGTGCCCTGAACTATTGCCACAACAATGTTTCCTTTCACTGTTGCCCGAGTTACCTCTGCAAATTTAGTAAACAGCTTACGTTCTCGTTCATCGCCCAAAGGCAGCGCTTTTACTAAAAGGTCAATCAGCAAGTGACCGTCTCGCAAAAGGAAAAAGGTCAAATAAATCATTAGCGAGAGGCTAATGATAAAAGAGAATGTATTTTGACCGATGCTTAACGCTTCTTCTGCCAAAAACTTACTACCACTAACGGCTCCTGATGATATTTTCTCCCGTACATCGCTGGCTTTAATATCAAACTGAGCAAGCAAGTCACTAATAACCGGAAACGCCTTTTGAATATCATCAAAGAGCTTACCGGGGTTAATTTTGCCTTCGTCCAGCCGCTGATAAAAACTAACCCCCTCCTGCACAAAGGAATATGAAATACCCAGCGCCGGAATCACCACAATAACCAATGCAATCAGCAAAGTTACAAGAGCCGCTCTGTTTGGCTTGTCTCCAAACGTCTTTTTCAGTTTTTGTTGTAGCGGGTAAAAAATAACAGTCACCACACAAGCCCAAAAAATAGCTCCCCAAAACGGTATAAGTACCCAGGCGAAGGCGATACTAACTAAAATCAATGTCAGTAAAAATGACCGCCGTTCTAAAGATTCCCGCATAGCTGGTTCCTTGATGTTAATGATTCTCGGCTTAAATACTTGACAGAAGTTAAGATTGATAACAACCTCAAGATAGCTAACTGCCTAATTTATCACAACTGATAAGAATAAATGCCTAAATTGGAAGACCCAAACAGCTTTACCAGCTGGCTCAAAGAAAGTGTCGTCAACTTCACCGAGATGAACGCCGAAAAACAGGTGTTCATGGGCTTCGTGTTGGCGATACTGATTGCGGCTATTATCAGGGTCATTGAGATAACGGGCGGGCTTCCGAGCCTTTACGAGCACCTACTTTACTTTCCATTAATTTTTACCGGTTTACTGCTGGGGTCACGCATTGGTGCCCTGGCTGGTTTCATGTGTGGCCTATTACTCAGCCCCTTTTCTTTTTCCGAGTCGCTGATAAGCGGCAACGAAATTGTCGGCGGCTGGATGCTTCGCATGGTTGCTTATACTCTTGTGGCCACTATGGCGGGAATGGTTGCCAAAGTCATAAAAGAATTAAGTGGTGCCGAACAAACGGCCAAATTCAAATACCAGGGAACCGACCTTCCCAATATCAACGCCCTGCTAAGACAGTTAGAAAGCATTGGCCATGGAAAAGGCAGTTCACCCGATGACCTGGTCGATATTTTCAACTTCCGCTTACAGAATATGGACAAAATTCAGCAGCAAGTAGGAACTGAAAAAGCCAACGAACTTGTTAAGCAAATGGCTGTTCAACTGAAAAAACTCCTTGGAGACCAGGTGCAAGTTGGTCAGACATCAAGAAACGAATTGGTTGGGGTTCGCTCTGAAGCTGAAGAAAACTCAAAAGAACTTCAACAAAAAATAGAAAGCTTTTTGGAGCAACCCATAGTCATTGACGGTGTTTCTTATCAAATGGACAGCACCGCTGGTGTGCTTAGGGTGAAAAAAGAACAACTTAAAGAAGACCACCAGAAAGTTTTCGACGAAGCTCAGTCACACGCCTTCAATGCCTTTCAAAAGAAACAACAGTTTTCGTTTCTGGAACAAAATGAGGCCATTGATCAAATTGAAGAGGTCACTTTTTCGCGTCAGTTTAGCGAGGCAATGAAGAATAATGATATTCAGCTTTACTATCAGCCACGCCTGAACACCAATTCAGGCTACTTTTCGGTACTGGAAGTTTCAGCCAAGTGGGTGCACCCCAAGCGGGGGAGTATGAGTTTAGAAGAATTTAAGCCAATGATAGAAGAGGCTTCTTTAACTCAGCAATTTACGTCATGGATTATTCAACGCACATTTAAAGACCTGCGGGTATGGCAAAAACAAAAAGTGACTGTACGCGTCGCTATTAACGTGACCATTAATGACATTGTCGACCCGCTTGTACTTAATGTGTTAGCGCACGAGCTGCAGGAAACCAAATTTCCAGCACAAAATATTAATATCGAGGTCAGTGAACGAGCCTTAATGTCACTGTCAGACAAATCGAAACGCTATCTGGAACGTCTACGCAGCATTGGCTGTAATGTTATTGCCTCGCATTTTGGGGAAGGCCGCTCCACTATACAGTCACTTTTTGTGCTGCCTGTAGATGCGGTAAAACTGTCTGAGGAATTAGTGCAAAAAGCCACGTCTCACAGCGATCAAAAACGAGAGTTAGCCTCTATGATCAAAATGGCCAGAGCCCGAGGTTTAACAACCATAGCCACGGGCATCAATGATCGCGCCAAGCTGCTACTGTTAAAGCAAATAGGGTGTGAGGAATTACAAGGCTCTATTCTCAGTAAGTCATTGAAGAAATCAGAGATACCCTGGGCACGGATACGATAATGAGAGATGAAAGAGAGTTAACACTGCACAGAGCGTCGCACAAACGCTTTTTCAAACGGCCGGAAGTTGTTTTGGCGCTCAGCTATATTATTGCTGCTATTGTCTGGGAAATAAGCACTAACGCCCTAATTCCTAAGCTACCGGTAGAAGCCGACATAAAAACCACCTTAATTCAATGGGAACCCTGGGCATTTGTCGCATTATCCGTCGTTTTTCTGTTTTTCTTTATTCGCCGCATTTGGTTCTTACGGTTTAAAAAGTCTCGTGAGTTACTGCATAGCTATCTCGGCAACAGCCCAACCGTACACTATGAGCTTAGGGCTCTCGATTCCGGCTTCTGCGTCGACTGGGTAAGCACAAACTGCGAACGCATTCTGGGATACTCAACAGAAGAGGTAATGGCACCGGGCTGGTGGCTGAACAACATTCATCCTAACGACGTAAAAACAGTAAAGAAAACAGCTTTACGCGGCTTTGAAGAAGAACAATTTGTTTGTGAATACCGCTTTCGTCACCAACAGGGGCATTACGTTTGGGTTAGAGACGAGGTACGTCGCAGCAGTCAGAAACCGCTGCGCTTTCAGGGATCCTGGACGAATATTTCTGCCGACTACTATGATACCACCAGCATTAATTCCGGGAAAAGCTCAGAGCATGACGTGTTGTCAGGCATTGCGCTTTTGGACGGGCGCCGTCGGGTAATAGCGATTGATACACCATTTACCGACATTTCTGGCTTGAACGAATCAGCCTGTCTGAATTCAAGACTCGAGGAACTCCTATCAGCAACGGAAATTGATGATATTGACGGAGGCTTCCCCTGTAACCAGAGTATTTTGATAGTGGGTCGCGATATAGATAAACAGCGTTACTCTGCCATTTTAACCGTTCGTGAAGCCCCGGCTAGTTTCCCCGGGGAAGCGGCCTACATTGCGACATTAAGCGATGTCACCCGAATGAAATTGCAGCAGCGGCAATTGCAAAAGCTGGCCTTTTTTAACGACTTAACCGGTTTACCTAACAGCAACTCGCTGGCACTGGATTTAACCCGGTTATTAGATGAATTGCCCAGCGACAGGTTGGCTGCCGTCATTGTAATGAACGTTAATCATTTCCATCAGGTGAATGACCAGTATGGCCATCATATTGGCGATAAGATTTTACAACGCCTGGCGCTTAGACTGAAAAAAGCCGTTCCCTTCGGTACCAAACTTTATAACCTCGGTGGTGATGAATTTGCCGTCGTTTTGAATCATATTGTTGAATACATCGATATTCAGAACATTATTTTGGAAATTCAGGCCGCGTACGAACCGCCATTCATATTGTCGGACAGCCAGCGGCAGGTGCAACTGGCAGCCAGCATTGGCGCCAGCGTTTACCCACTCGACGGCTACGATGCCGAAAAGCTTCTGGCTCAGGCCAATTTGGCAATGAACTCTGCTAAAGACGAGCACAATGAGAGCAGCACTTACTTTAAACAAGAGCTGGAAACCCGCTCTTACGATGAAATTCAATTAGAAGAAGACGTCCGCAGTGTGTTGCAAACCGGGCAAATGCAGTTGGTGTATCAACCCGTGCTTAACATGCAGCATCAGGTGGTCGGCGTTGAGGCTCTGCTGCGCTGGGAGCACCCCGACCTTGGCTCATTAAAACCCGACCAGTTCCTGCCACAATTTGATGCCAATGGCATGCTGGACACCCTGGGAGTATGGGTGGTTGAACAGGTTATCGAGCAAATTGATCTCTGGCAGGAGCAAGACACCGTTCCGGGAAAAATCGGTATTAATTTGGCAACCGAGCAAATTTCACAGAAGCTTTATCAGACAGTCAGCCAGTTTGTTAAAAAGACCCCAAAGCTAGCGGCAAAACTGGAATTTGATTTAAGTGAAAGCAGCTTACAAGAACCGCTGCCGCACACTCTGGAAATTATTGAACAGTTGCATCAGCTTGGTATAACTCTGGTTATTGACCGGTTCGGTAAAGGTGTTGCCAGTATGCTGCATTTGAAAACCATGCCGGTGAGTAAAATTAAAATAGAAAGAGAGTTTATTCGCGATCTTGATACTAACGAACGCTCGCGCAATTTGGTGCGTGCGGTTATTCGCATGACCTCAGAGCTGGGGTTGGAAGTACAAGCGGTAGGCGTAGAAAACCAAGCACAGTTAGATACACTCGCCGAATTTGGTTGCCACTACTGGCAGGGTAAGCTTTACATGTTACCGCAAACCGCCGACACCGTATTTACTCAGGACACTAACTAGCCCGGTCTGCCATTAAGGCCTCATAAACCTGAGTAATATGAGGATCGTTGACGCCCAGTTGCTGTAGCGCCAACTGCAACTTGACCAGGTATTCGGCATTGGGCCCGCTGGGGCCGGACGAACGAGCGATATGGCTGGCAATTTCCGACGCCGTAGCCTCGCCAAGAAACGCTTCATTGTCTTCTGTCGCAATATAAACAAGGCCTTCTTGTTGGCTGCCGTCACGAAAACTCATCGGCGTAGTAAATCTTAAATAACCGTTTTTCTCACGATGATCTAAATGCTCGAACACATCGGGTGAGACTTTGTAGGCCATTCCCGTGCATTCTTCACCCGGAGTTTCTGTTAAAGTCAGTACCCTGCCCGGAGCTTCTGGTGTGCCTCGATGGTCGTGCGACCCTTGCCAAAAACGTCGTGACCAACCTTGTATTGAGGCAGCCGCCCGTTCCAGATACGGAAAGTCGACTTTATAAATCAGTGAGCCATAACCAAATAACCAGACAGCCTCCAGGCCACTTAAGTCCTGCCGCTCTTTATTCATTGCAATGGTATCGTGTGACATACTGCTCAGTTGCCTATTCTCGCTTGGTGCTTTGTAGCCTGACGTTTACGTCAGGAACTATATCTCACCTGACATGAATGTCATATATGGTCCCCTCCCGTTTTGCAACGGCAACTCGTGGTAAATGTCGGGGCGCTCGCATATATACGGCCTGTTTATGGTGCGCGCTTTGCGCACCTGGCCTGGATGAACTCCGCACGACAACTGGCTTATCAGGCTAACGTACTTTATGTACGGACGTTCAACAGTCTCAGTTGTCGTCGGTTTACCCTATTTTACCATCCTGTTGACGTTTGCAACTCCCGGAAGGAATGAACCTTCGCTGTGCTCTTTTACTGAATGCTGTTAAGCAGCAGTCATCCGGTAATCTTCTTTATTCTTTAACATCGCCCAGATTATCCGGGCGTGCTTGTTAGCCAGTGCCACCGCTGCAACGTTGTTGCCTCTGCGTTTAGCGACATCCTGTGCCCAGAGGCTCAGCCTGTCGTGGCGCTGTTGTGCCACCCGCAGTGCCGAGCGGGCGCCATGCACCAGCAGTGTCCTGAGTTTGGTGTTCCCTTTTTTGGTAATACCGCCTAAACGGTCTTTACCGCCACTGCTGTTTTGCCGTGGTACCAGTCCCAGGTATTCCGACAGGTTGCGGCCGCGTTTAAATTCACTCACATCACCTATCAGTGCCAGCAGCGAGGTCGCTGTTATCGGTCCGATACCCGGCAGGGTCATCAGCCGCTGACTGTCTTCATTCCTTTCGGCCTGTGTCGCTAAGTGCTTATCCAGCGCTTTAACTTCTTCATCCACCGCTCGCAGCATCTGATAGAGCCGGTTGATGAGGTCCCGTGACTGAAGCGTCAGCGCATTGCTGTCGTCTTCCAGTACCTCCGGTACTCTCTGTAATATCGTACCGACTCGCTTCGGTAAAAGAATGCCGTATTCGGCCAGTTGCCCCCGCAACCTATTCGAGAACTGCGTTCTCGTCTGCACGAAGCCTTCCCGCTGATTGACCATCAATGCTAAGTCCTGCTGCTCAATGCTTTTCAGCCTGACCGTCTGACGGTTGGGTCGTGATGCCGCCTCGGCTATTGCCCGGGCGTCATTCGCATCGTTCTTCTCACCCTGCAGGTACGCTTTGACGAAACGCGGTGGCAACGCCACCGTTTTATAACCCAGCTTTTCACATTCGCGGCGCCAGTAATGACTCATGCCGCAGGACTCAACCGCTACTTCACAGTCATCCGTACGGCTCAGCGTCGCCAGCTTCGCTAACACTTTATTGCTGCGCAGTTTTTTATTAAAAACTTCCTGCTCATTTTCATCCAGCGCCAAAACCTGAATAAAATCCTTTGCCAAATCCAGGGCAATTCTGTTTACAATAGCCATTGGTCCTCTCCACTCTGTTCTATAGAAGCTTGAACCTCTATATTGGCACATTGCGATGCCGCTTAGGAGGGAGGGGACCATCTCATCAGGCTACAGCGGCTTGTAGCCGATACGGAAGCCGCCCCAATGTTTTCCATTTACATAAACGGGTACCGATAAGTCGTGCATAACCTCGCCGGTATCGCGCTTATAGGTCTGTAACAATAACGTTTGCGTGTGAGCTCCGCAACGTGCCCCGGTTTTGTCATTAAATAGCCGACGCGAGCGGTTGCCGACCAGGTCTTTCTTCGGGTCACCTGTTAACGGTTTATTAAACGCGTCGTTGTGCCGCGCTACATAGCCTTTCGGGTCAGTGGCTATAGCGTAAATAATGTGTTCATGTCGTTTCAGAGTAGGCTCCTGAATAGCGGGTAATATACTCTCGAAAAACTCCGTGTATGGTGTCTTGTATTTTACCGGCTCGGTTCCGGGAACCGCTTGATAATCACGGGAAAACAGTTGAGCTGACGTCAGCTCGCCTTGCTCAACAGCCTGCTCCAAACGTTGGCCTAGTTGTTCAGCGGCGTCCGTTGCGGCCTGGTAAATCACTTTATGTTCAGCGTCGGCATCATTTTCAACCAGGTGCGCGAACAATTGCTCCGACTGCAATTCCAGTTGCTCGGCCTGCCCGCTTACGTCATCCAGTTGCTGGTATTGTTCAGATAAGTCTGAGTTTACAGAATGCAGAAGCTCACCATTACGGGAAAGATCCTCTGCGTTCTCACCCATTAATCCGGTAATTTTTTGCAGTTGCTGCTCCACGGTTTCGGCTTGTTCTACAATGCTGGCCAGTTGTTCAACAATGCCCTCGGTTGTTTCCGACTGCTGTTCAATGTGCTTTGACAGTTGCTCAATATTATTGACCGCAACCGTGGTTTCATTATGAATCGCTTCCACCAAATTACTCACTTCTACGGTTGCATCCGAAGTTCGTCCGGCCAGCGTTCTGACTTCATCGGCTACAACCGCAAAGCCACGACCATGTTCACCGGCACGCGCCGACTCTATCGATGCATTCAGCGCCAGCAAGTTGGTTTGCTCTGCAATACTGTCAATAACCTGGGTCACTTTACGAATATCATCGGCTTTAGCCTGCAGACCTCTGACCGCTTCCGCACTTTCTCGGCTGTCCGCCACTACCAGAGCTATCTTCTGAGTGAGTTGCTTTATTCTCTCGCGGCCTTCGTGGCTTATCTGCTTGGTTTGCTCTGCAGCAACAGCCACTTCCGATGAAAAGCTTTCTATTCCCTTCGCCCGTTCGCTCACTCGTGACGAGTTATCCACACTCTCTTTCAAACGCTCGACAATATCCGCCAAAACGGTTTTAAAACGGCTTATCGCAAAACTAAGCTCTGCCGTTGCTATTGCATTTTTACCGGAGTTTTCGGCCAGCTGATCCGTGCCCTCTCCCTCAGAGGGCTCTTCATCATCCGCTATTCCGGCGGCGCTAAAATAACGGGCATAAAACCAGCTCAGGGCAATAAATAATAAGCTTTGCAGACATAACTGCAGCCACAACCAGGGCACAAAAGCAAGGACAAGGACACCGGCGGCTATTGCCAAAGCCGTTATCAATAAAGGAGGTTTCACATCAACTGTGGACATTTATCTGCTTCCGTAAGGCGTAAAAAACGCAACGTACCATGTATAATTATCGAACAGTTTCCATGAAACTTTATGGTGCTGCACTACGACCTTGGTAGCAGGTGCAGACGGGCAACGCACCCGCCTGCGGTTTTTAAGGTTGGAAATTAACGATTTTTGTCGGTATCAGAGTCGTTGTCTGAGCCCAATTCTTCCTGCTGACGAAGGTAACCAGCGGCCTCTTCATCAGAAGTCTTCGACTGCGATTGCTGCAGTCTGTCCTGGTCTGTTGGAATGGCGCGGGTCTGCTCATTTAACTGATGTATCTGTGAGGCATTGCCCAAATCGCGATTACTGGTTATAGAAGCAATAGACTCGCGGTCTTTCAGGAAGTCGATAACATCCTTACGGATAGACGCCATTTCGTCATCCGATTTATGCATTTCCAGAATATGTCGCGGATGCTCCAGATTTTTCATTCCGGTTGCAGCAAAAGTTGTCGACACAATACGTGACACGATAACCCAGGGAGTAATACTACTGCGAACGAGCGTATTCTCTGAGCGAGTACTGTCGTGAATACCGGTACCGGTTGAAATTTTAGACTCAGTAAAGGTTCCTTCGCACTTAAAGTAAATAAGCATGGATTCAAACTGAATTTCCGCATAAAAAAGATGCGCGATATTAGCGGCTAAACCCGCAAATGCCCGCAGGACATAGCCAATAAGATAAAAATGAACGGCAGTCATGACTACGCCTGCTAAGGTCATTAAGTCGCTATAGGGAGTCTCTTCAGTCAGCCTATAGTTCATGCTATCAAGAAGTTTGACCACATCGACTGCTGCATAGGCTAAGAAAAACGTAAAAACCACACCGATAATGAACAAGCTATTACCCAGCAACAAGCTGACCAAGCGCGATTTATCAAATAACCCGCCCAGTCCCATAGGTTTTACCTGAGGCTGAATTTCCTGAATCATCTCCCCGCTAAAGGCACCTTTGCCGTCAACGTGTTCCTGCAAGTTAGGATCCAATTCACGATACACACGGTTTGGCACTTCGCGATAACGACGGTTTGCCATGACCAGATTGTCCAGGTTGATAAAAATCTCTTTAGGGTGCACCGACTCCTGCCAGTTTTCCCGTAATTCAGAGACTTCAGAAACCGGATTCGCATGAGCCAAACGTCTTTTTAGCAACACCACAGTGACAGCCGTGCAAACTAAAGCGCCAACAAAAATACCAAATAAGTACCAACCTGCATGAAAGTCCGGCAACGCTGCATAATACTGCTCAACCGTTGCCGCCGTTACGTCTGTTGCAGCCATCCACCAGCTCACTACCAGCCCTACCACAACAGGCAATAACAAGGCGAAAGCAATAATCTTGACCAGGTCGCCGCTGCCCATAGAATCGATAGTCTGCTCCGCACCACGGGATATCGCCTTACCAGCGGCCTTCCATACGTGCATGATGTAAAGCGTCAATAAAACAGTGTAGACAGGGAAAGCCAGCACGCCTGCATCTCCGGCAAAACCAGCCAGGGACACAAAGGCAGCAAAGCCAAACGCAACCATTGCCGTAAGAGTACGCACCCAGGCGCCTAACAGGCGTTGCGCCATATTACGAATGGGATAAGGCATAAACAGTAACTTGGGAAATACCGTGTGAGCTATTCTCGCCAGTAAGCCTTTGGGCTCTATAAAGGTGCTGTTTTTGCGGCCCATAAGCATTTCTTCCAGAGCCTGATCGTTATAAGCAACATAACGCGACTCTTCCTGAGCGGTACTACGCTCAGACTTACTATAGTTAGGGGCCAGTGACGTAGGGTGATTACGACCAACAAAGTAACGCAGCATTGCCATAATGCCGCCGCTCAGTACTTTAATGCCGACTGCCAGAAGCGAAATACCGAAAATAGCCAGCACCCACCCCATAATCGGATCTTGCTTTACGGAACCAGCACCTGCTACCAGCAAATATACACCAAACAGCGATTGCACAACCCCACGAATACTGGTTACCAAGCCCTCTGTTTTAAACGGATTTTTTAATCCAAGATCAATCGAACCGTAATCAAACGCCACCGAACTTCCCCTACTCTATATGCCTATAAAAAATAAAGGCTTTAGGTTAGCGGTAAGTTAACTGCTGAGCAATAGAAAAATAAAAGCCTGAAAGCATTGAGCTCCATTGACATCAAGCCATGTGCGTAGCAATCTAAGCCTCTATTTTGTTACCAAGCGGCACAGACTATGAAAACCATCGTTGAGCACCTGGCACAGTATGCGGCTTATCATCGGAACCGTAAGAATGTAATGACTCATATTGTCGGTATTCCGCTGATTGTTGTCGGCATCATTAGTTTATTATCACGGCCTGCGCTACCCTTGGACTACTTTTTGATTACCCCCGCCAACTTAGTTGTTCTGGCGGCGGTTATTTTTTATATCCGTCTGGATATCAAGTTAGGTTTGCTCATGACCATTTTGCTATGGCTGTCGCTGTCAGTTGGCCGCGACATAGCCGCATTACCAACCAGCTTATGG encodes the following:
- a CDS encoding methyl-accepting chemotaxis protein, with amino-acid sequence MSTVDVKPPLLITALAIAAGVLVLAFVPWLWLQLCLQSLLFIALSWFYARYFSAAGIADDEEPSEGEGTDQLAENSGKNAIATAELSFAISRFKTVLADIVERLKESVDNSSRVSERAKGIESFSSEVAVAAEQTKQISHEGRERIKQLTQKIALVVADSRESAEAVRGLQAKADDIRKVTQVIDSIAEQTNLLALNASIESARAGEHGRGFAVVADEVRTLAGRTSDATVEVSNLVEAIHNETTVAVNNIEQLSKHIEQQSETTEGIVEQLASIVEQAETVEQQLQKITGLMGENAEDLSRNGELLHSVNSDLSEQYQQLDDVSGQAEQLELQSEQLFAHLVENDADAEHKVIYQAATDAAEQLGQRLEQAVEQGELTSAQLFSRDYQAVPGTEPVKYKTPYTEFFESILPAIQEPTLKRHEHIIYAIATDPKGYVARHNDAFNKPLTGDPKKDLVGNRSRRLFNDKTGARCGAHTQTLLLQTYKRDTGEVMHDLSVPVYVNGKHWGGFRIGYKPL
- a CDS encoding DUF962 domain-containing protein, whose protein sequence is MKTIVEHLAQYAAYHRNRKNVMTHIVGIPLIVVGIISLLSRPALPLDYFLITPANLVVLAAVIFYIRLDIKLGLLMTILLWLSLSVGRDIAALPTSLWLSWSIGLFVVGWVFQFIGHYFEGRKPAFVDDIMGLAIGPLFVVAEVVFMLGFRKDLKAAVEQKL